In the genome of Acaryochloris sp. CCMEE 5410, the window CCGAGCTTGCTGATTAATACCCTCCACCAGTAAAGAAATATTGGCAACGGGCAAACTCAAGCCTGCGGCAAAGGGATGTCCACCGAAGCTCGTCAGTAGGTTTGCCTGGCTATGCACCAATTCATAGAGATCGATCTGGTTTACAGACCGGGCTGAGCCACGGGCAAGGCAAACATTGCTCTTGCCCGCCACCGTTTCCTCCCAGAGAAGAATCGTCGGTCGGCCATAGGTTTGAGCAATCTGACCTGCGACTAATCCCAATACACCAATGGGCCACTGCGGATCACTTAAAACAATAACGGACGTAGTAGACAGATCCAGTTGTTCAAGCTTGCGAGTCACCTGCCGCAGCACGTCTTTTTGCAGGGATTTGCGGCGGGTATTGGCCAGTTCAGTCTCTTCTGCCAACTGCCGACAGCGAGCCGGATCTTTGCTGGTCAGTAACTCCACACAAAAACTAGCCTCGCCATGAATGCGGCTAACCGCGTTGATGCGGGGGCCAAGGCCAAAGGAAATATCGGTGGGACGATCGCCATTGCGCTTACACAGTTCTAAGAGCTTGGTTATGCCAGGGCGCGTTCGTTGGGTGAGTTGCCGTTGCAGCTGCTGAATGCCCCGTTGGGCCAAATACCGACAATCTCCTTTTAGAGCAACCAAATCGGCAATCAGACCAATCGTCACTAAGTCTAATAGATGATCTAGGGGCTGCTGAGGAACCTGGGGCAACGCCAAGTAAAGGGCTTCCACCAGCTTAAAAGCCACTGCTACTCCAGACAGATGGGCCAAGGGATGATCCGAGGGGAAATACCGCGAGTTAATAATAGCGGTCACTGGAGGCCGTTCTAGCGGCAAGGTATGGTGATCCGTGATGATCACATCTAGCCCCAGCTCGTTGGCATATTCAATTTCGGTCAGATTAGTACTTCCCGTATCACAAGTAACGATCAGCTGATAGCCTTGCGCCGCTAATCGCTCAATTCCAGGCCGATTCAGACCGTGGGATTCTGTGATGCGATTGGGAATGGTGTAGGTGAGGAAGCGATTCTGGGTAAAAAATTGTCCGAGTCCGTCCCAGAGAACGGCGGTCGAGGTGATGCCGTCGGCATCGAAGTCGCCCCAGATGGCTACTTTTTGGTTGCGATCGCAAGCCTGTATCAGCCGCTGAACCGCTTGCTCCATCTCTGCCCCAAAGGCAGACGGAGAAGTGGGTTGGTAATGATTCGGATCTAAAAATCCGGGAATCATTTGAGGGTCGTGAATCCCCCGCTGCCAGAGTAATTGAGCTAAATATTGACCTGAAATTTCTGGCGCAACACGTTGTATATCAGCAATCAGCCACTGCGGTGGCGTGACGGCTTGAATAAGATGCCATTGAGGGTCAGTGGGCATTCGCAGTAGTGTGGGCAGCGTTTTGCTCAATTAGCTCATCCACCAAGGAGGAATAGTGGTGGACACCAATCTCTCCTCTAAGATAGCGTTGATACACCTCGGCAATGGCCTGCATAAGGGGCTGACCTTTGTGGGCTAAAGTAGTTGTGCTCATGATGTATCGATCCCTTTTGTTAATAGTGTCAGTTAAGTCGGTTCAGACTTGTTTTTTGAATTAACTAAACAATACCGAGATCACAAATCAAACAAATCAGGAAAAATACGGATTATTTAGAAGTATCCTAACCCTTCATTTTTAAGAAGGGCAAAATACAGACAAACCGTCACCTAGACTACATTTCATCTCAAACAGGCGACACTTTTGCCCGATATAAGAGCTGTTTGCCCTGCCGATACCCCACATAGCGAAATCGGACTGGATCTCCTAATTTCAGGGGTTGTCCAGTCATGGACATAACCTGGTGCCACTGAGGATCATAGGTCGTTTCAGCTCC includes:
- the recJ gene encoding single-stranded-DNA-specific exonuclease RecJ — translated: MPTDPQWHLIQAVTPPQWLIADIQRVAPEISGQYLAQLLWQRGIHDPQMIPGFLDPNHYQPTSPSAFGAEMEQAVQRLIQACDRNQKVAIWGDFDADGITSTAVLWDGLGQFFTQNRFLTYTIPNRITESHGLNRPGIERLAAQGYQLIVTCDTGSTNLTEIEYANELGLDVIITDHHTLPLERPPVTAIINSRYFPSDHPLAHLSGVAVAFKLVEALYLALPQVPQQPLDHLLDLVTIGLIADLVALKGDCRYLAQRGIQQLQRQLTQRTRPGITKLLELCKRNGDRPTDISFGLGPRINAVSRIHGEASFCVELLTSKDPARCRQLAEETELANTRRKSLQKDVLRQVTRKLEQLDLSTTSVIVLSDPQWPIGVLGLVAGQIAQTYGRPTILLWEETVAGKSNVCLARGSARSVNQIDLYELVHSQANLLTSFGGHPFAAGLSLPVANISLLVEGINQQARQQQATEPEAVVQADLVVTLAELATDGGRSLFKELKLLEPCGMGNPVPKLLIRNCWFDQVWNKNIKDRKGNKVQYIKTTFYICDTSFESGFPGLWWGHYKEEIPAGPCDAIVELDFNAYERRYEVRLEAVRPVAENPTQTLNSPIMDWRQNPNKAEPSPELLVMDHCPDSWATVQSWAKQAKMAGKTLAVAYQSADAPDSVAVWKQLVGMAKYLARMKRGVSRTLLQASLKIGPHALQVGLASLQVYGFTVRDHKNLIHISGKPSVRNLTAEERQQAILQFVDAVREEQFQQQYFQSVSVDVMGGIIADQQDPDDVMP